Proteins co-encoded in one Medicago truncatula cultivar Jemalong A17 chromosome 8, MtrunA17r5.0-ANR, whole genome shotgun sequence genomic window:
- the LOC120577285 gene encoding cysteine proteinase inhibitor produces the protein MENFFQNLKRRVRESILTGGGGVVNVERDSILTGGGGGSDVERNPISSQDFLDKDMFCCRPREVKWSRYRPGINIFALLLVHNHNKKENANLKFVNVVNAEFRRCGAMGYHITLKAKDGENVNVYDTGIFVEAWMDWKEMLILHELTLSHNQLLD, from the exons ATGGagaattttttccaaaatttaaaGAGAAGAGTAAGGGAGAGCATCTTGACAGGAGGAGGTGGAGTTGTCAACGTGGAGAGGGATAGCATCTTGACGGGAGGAGGCGGAGGTTCGGACGTTGAGAGAAACCCTATCTCCTCCCAAGACTTTCTTGATAAGGACATGTTTTGTTGTCGACCTAGAGAAGTGAAGTGGAGCCGGTACCGTCCTGGCATTAATATATTCGCTCTTTTACTTGTTCATAACCACAATAAGAAAGag AATGCAAATCTGAAGTTTGTGAATGTGGTAAATGCGGAGTTTCGTAGGTGTGGTGCAATGGGCTATCACATTACACTCAAGGCTAAGGATGGAGAGAACGTGAATGTCTATGATACAGGTATTTTCGTCGAGGCTTGGATGGACTGGAAGGAGATGCTAATTCTACATGAGTTGACGCTCAGCCACAACCAATTGCTAGATTGA